Proteins from a single region of Chryseomicrobium sp. FSL W7-1435:
- a CDS encoding GspE/PulE family protein: MKLNTKKRIGDMLVDAGMISQQQLEFGLENKAPSEKLGDYFIRENLITEQQLNEMLERQLGIPNINLTQYPIDPELTSLVPKDIAKRLLVLPIKRERNKLLLAMADPMDYFAVEEVRMATGLQVEPAIAAKYDLLRMLTKFYDLKETMDMSLQDIIPTDIDDENQIMDLDSPIVNLVNQLISNAVTQRASDIHFDPQETDLRIRYRIDGVLHLERALPKYIQNVILARIKILANLNITEHRIPQDGRIKQNINMKPVDIRVSTLPTIYGEKVVMRVLDLTNAINDISKLGFSDSNLVSFKKMLKRPNGIVLITGPTGSGKSSTLYAGLNRLNEDEVNIITVEDPVEYQLEGINQIQVKEEVGLTFAAGLRSILRQDPDIVMIGEIRDLETAQIAVRASLTGHLVLSTLHTNSAVESVSRLRDMGIEQFLIASSLVGVISQRLVRRVCRDCAVKEEATSREKELFAENGLEIHEITRGVGCPACNNTGYRGRLAVHEVLEVDDEVRSMIVEGRTQRDIMRYMKQANMKSLLQDGMEKVVLGVTTTEEVFRVATLD; this comes from the coding sequence ATGAAGCTTAATACTAAAAAACGGATTGGAGACATGCTCGTCGATGCGGGAATGATCTCACAACAGCAGCTTGAATTTGGTCTTGAAAATAAAGCGCCATCTGAAAAGCTAGGGGATTACTTCATTCGTGAAAACCTCATTACCGAACAGCAGTTGAACGAGATGCTCGAGCGTCAGCTAGGGATTCCGAACATCAACTTAACACAGTATCCGATTGACCCAGAGTTAACATCATTAGTTCCAAAAGATATTGCCAAACGACTGCTCGTGCTTCCTATAAAACGAGAACGTAACAAGTTGCTACTTGCTATGGCCGATCCAATGGATTACTTTGCGGTAGAAGAAGTACGAATGGCAACCGGCCTACAAGTCGAGCCAGCCATAGCCGCTAAATACGATTTACTGCGAATGCTAACAAAGTTCTACGATTTAAAAGAGACGATGGACATGTCCTTACAAGACATCATCCCAACAGACATTGATGACGAGAACCAAATCATGGACCTCGATTCGCCAATCGTCAATCTCGTCAACCAATTGATCAGCAATGCCGTTACACAACGCGCGTCAGATATTCACTTTGATCCTCAAGAAACGGACTTACGCATTCGATACCGAATTGACGGAGTTCTGCACCTTGAAAGAGCACTCCCGAAATACATCCAAAATGTAATTCTTGCTCGTATCAAGATTCTTGCAAACTTGAATATTACGGAACATCGTATTCCACAAGATGGACGTATCAAGCAAAATATTAATATGAAACCAGTCGATATTCGTGTATCAACACTTCCTACTATATATGGAGAAAAAGTTGTAATGCGGGTACTCGATTTAACGAATGCTATCAACGATATTTCCAAGTTAGGATTTAGTGATTCTAATCTTGTATCGTTCAAAAAGATGTTGAAGCGTCCAAACGGTATTGTGTTGATTACAGGTCCAACGGGTTCTGGTAAATCATCTACACTATATGCTGGTTTGAATCGCCTGAACGAAGATGAAGTGAATATCATTACGGTTGAAGATCCAGTTGAGTATCAATTAGAAGGTATCAACCAGATTCAAGTGAAAGAAGAAGTCGGCTTAACATTTGCAGCTGGGCTTCGTTCGATTCTTCGTCAAGATCCTGACATTGTCATGATCGGGGAGATTCGAGATCTTGAGACTGCGCAAATTGCGGTCCGAGCCTCTCTCACTGGTCACTTAGTATTAAGTACATTGCATACGAACTCTGCTGTTGAGTCAGTTTCCCGTCTACGTGACATGGGGATTGAACAGTTCTTAATTGCTTCGTCACTTGTTGGCGTTATCTCGCAGCGATTAGTACGACGTGTCTGTCGTGATTGCGCTGTGAAAGAAGAAGCTACAAGTCGTGAAAAAGAATTATTCGCAGAAAACGGATTAGAGATTCATGAAATTACGCGTGGTGTTGGGTGTCCAGCTTGTAACAACACGGGTTACCGTGGTCGACTAGCAGTTCACGAAGTTTTAGAAGTGGATGATGAAGTTCGTTCAATGATCGTTGAAGGGCGTACACAACGCGATATTATGCGCTATATGAAACAAGCCAATATGAAGTCGCTATTGCAAGATGGCATGGAAAAAGTAGTGCTCGGTGTGACGACGACGGAAGAAGTGTTCCGCGTAGCTACACTTGATTAA
- a CDS encoding type IV pilus twitching motility protein PilT — protein MAYSIIDLLNRSYEDKISDLHITVGVPPMFRKNGKLIPGGDVELTEEMTKQMVNELLPADKREEFAEKGETDFGFALGEKCRFRINAYHQQKRMALAARQISNTIPTLQQLNMPKVLYDLAERPQGLILVTGPTGSGKSTTLAAMIDHINRTTSRHILTLEDPIEYVHPHNQSIVNQREIGADSMSFANALRAALRQDPDVILVGEMRDLETISTAITAAETGHLVMGTLHTSSAPTTIDRIIDVFPPFQQGQIRIQLGNVLQGIVSQRLFVNATGNGRVAATEILISTPAVSNLIRNEKVHQIQNVMQTSRALGMHTLEANIQELITKGSIKYEDAKPYLPAGDY, from the coding sequence CTGGCTTATTCAATTATTGATTTACTCAATCGCAGCTACGAAGATAAAATTTCCGATTTGCATATCACAGTGGGTGTTCCACCGATGTTTCGTAAGAACGGAAAATTGATCCCTGGTGGAGACGTTGAACTAACTGAGGAAATGACAAAGCAGATGGTCAACGAATTATTGCCGGCAGATAAGCGAGAAGAGTTCGCTGAAAAAGGTGAAACGGATTTCGGATTTGCTCTTGGCGAAAAATGTCGCTTCCGGATAAATGCCTATCATCAACAAAAACGTATGGCTCTGGCTGCTCGACAAATTTCGAATACCATTCCAACGTTGCAACAACTGAACATGCCAAAGGTATTATATGACTTAGCGGAACGTCCACAAGGCTTGATTTTAGTCACTGGGCCAACTGGTTCTGGGAAATCGACAACACTTGCAGCAATGATTGACCATATCAATCGCACGACGTCTCGTCATATTTTGACATTGGAAGATCCAATCGAGTATGTACATCCGCACAATCAATCAATCGTGAACCAACGAGAAATCGGTGCAGATTCGATGAGTTTTGCCAATGCGTTGCGTGCAGCTCTTCGTCAAGATCCAGACGTCATTCTAGTTGGAGAGATGCGAGACTTGGAAACCATTTCAACCGCTATCACAGCTGCTGAAACCGGTCACTTAGTAATGGGAACATTACATACAAGTTCGGCCCCAACAACTATCGACAGAATTATTGATGTGTTTCCGCCGTTTCAACAAGGTCAAATTCGTATTCAACTTGGTAACGTTTTACAGGGAATTGTTTCTCAACGATTATTCGTCAACGCCACCGGAAATGGGAGGGTAGCAGCTACTGAAATTTTAATTTCAACGCCAGCTGTATCCAACTTGATTCGAAACGAAAAAGTACACCAGATTCAAAACGTCATGCAGACGAGTCGTGCACTCGGCATGCATACACTTGAAGCGAATATTCAAGAACTCATCACTAAAGGTTCCATCAAGTACGAAGATGCCAAGCCATACTTACCGGCAGGTGATTACTAA
- a CDS encoding type II secretion system F family protein, with protein sequence MAVYRYNGRSIEGAIKKGTIDASTKAQAIQKLRDLKINPREVEESKSILHKELSIGQKVKNQDFVIYVRQFATLIRAGVSIVESTRILADQTKSKPLKKALNNIEEDVRSGLTFSDAAAKYPNVFPGVFVNMIRAGEATGNLDTSLDRLAMSLEKQFAIKKKVQSTMTYPVILLILTFGVAGFLMLTVVPNFVDMFDDMGAELPTITKVVMAMSEFLQTSWYIIIIAIVIFVSVFMWLFKNNKKFNFGVYYTIMRMPVFGQLVQKSSIARVTRTLSSLFSSSVPILQALTIVEKVSGNPVIGNVLLEAKRSLEKGSTLTAPLQASWIFPPLVTQMTMIGEQTGSLDYMLEKVAIFYEEEVDRTVDTLKSLIEPLMILFLAFIVGGIVMAIMIPMFSLYEQI encoded by the coding sequence ATGGCAGTTTACCGCTATAATGGAAGATCCATCGAAGGAGCCATAAAAAAAGGAACCATCGATGCTTCGACAAAAGCCCAAGCAATTCAAAAGTTGCGTGATCTGAAAATCAATCCACGCGAAGTGGAAGAGTCGAAATCAATTCTTCACAAAGAACTATCGATTGGTCAAAAAGTAAAAAATCAAGATTTTGTTATCTACGTTCGTCAGTTTGCGACTCTGATTCGTGCAGGAGTTTCGATTGTTGAGTCTACTCGTATACTTGCTGATCAAACGAAATCCAAACCATTGAAAAAAGCACTTAACAACATTGAAGAAGATGTTCGCAGTGGATTAACATTTTCCGATGCAGCAGCAAAATATCCGAATGTGTTTCCGGGAGTTTTTGTGAACATGATTCGGGCAGGCGAAGCGACAGGGAATTTGGATACGTCGTTAGACAGGTTAGCAATGTCGCTTGAGAAACAATTTGCTATTAAGAAAAAAGTACAATCTACAATGACTTACCCTGTCATATTATTAATTCTTACTTTCGGAGTGGCTGGTTTCTTAATGTTGACAGTAGTTCCTAATTTCGTCGATATGTTTGATGATATGGGAGCTGAACTTCCTACTATCACTAAAGTCGTTATGGCAATGAGTGAGTTCTTACAAACGAGCTGGTATATCATAATAATTGCAATTGTAATTTTTGTATCGGTATTTATGTGGCTTTTTAAAAACAATAAAAAGTTTAATTTTGGAGTTTATTACACAATTATGCGAATGCCAGTTTTTGGCCAACTTGTTCAGAAATCATCAATTGCTCGTGTAACACGAACATTATCGTCACTCTTTAGTTCATCAGTACCTATACTCCAAGCTTTAACAATTGTCGAAAAAGTATCGGGAAATCCGGTAATCGGAAATGTGCTTTTGGAGGCAAAACGTAGTTTAGAAAAAGGGAGTACGTTAACAGCTCCCCTACAAGCAAGTTGGATTTTCCCACCTCTGGTAACGCAGATGACTATGATTGGAGAGCAAACCGGATCACTTGATTACATGCTTGAGAAAGTTGCCATTTTTTATGAAGAAGAGGTAGACCGAACAGTTGATACATTGAAATCCTTGATTGAGCCACTAATGATACTTTTTTTGGCGTTTATAGTTGGTGGGATTGTAATGGCAATCATGATACCCATGTTTAGTCTATATGAACAAATTTAA
- a CDS encoding prepilin-type N-terminal cleavage/methylation domain-containing protein: protein MNEHMYLEEKNETMGENSFMKKLLKKRLNQKGLTLIELLAVIVILAIVAAIAVPAIGNIIENSRYNAVKGDATNVLSASQLYFTENAEEEYVTVGALLGLGYLESAGELPATSNEVKSGSTAPTASATESFVAKISGGNQLTTSAIEYSGSKTITFSSATLEAINGDTFTGSTDTTKVINTTAATNAETAIQ, encoded by the coding sequence ATGAACGAACACATGTACTTAGAAGAAAAAAATGAAACGATGGGAGAGAACTCATTCATGAAAAAATTACTCAAAAAACGCTTAAACCAAAAAGGTTTGACACTAATTGAATTACTAGCTGTAATCGTTATTTTGGCTATTGTTGCTGCAATTGCAGTGCCTGCGATTGGAAACATTATCGAAAATTCAAGGTATAATGCTGTTAAAGGTGATGCAACAAATGTTTTAAGTGCATCTCAACTTTATTTTACTGAAAATGCAGAAGAGGAATATGTTACTGTTGGAGCTTTATTAGGTCTTGGATATCTTGAGTCAGCTGGTGAACTTCCTGCAACTAGTAATGAAGTTAAATCAGGATCAACTGCACCTACTGCATCAGCTACAGAATCATTTGTAGCAAAAATAAGTGGTGGAAATCAATTAACAACTTCTGCTATTGAATATAGTGGATCAAAAACTATAACATTTAGTAGTGCTACTTTAGAGGCTATTAATGGAGACACTTTCACTGGTAGTACTGATACTACTAAAGTTATAAATACAACAGCAGCAACAAATGCTGAAACGGCAATTCAATAA